One Desulfobacterales bacterium genomic window carries:
- the tsaD gene encoding tRNA (adenosine(37)-N6)-threonylcarbamoyltransferase complex transferase subunit TsaD, whose product MYILGIESSCDETAAAVVQNGTAVLSSTISSQMEVHHRYGGVVPELASRKHIEAIVPVVAEAISDSGLKIRQIDAMAVTRGPGLVGALLVGFSFAKAYAYGLGVPLVGVNHLEAHINSVFLEPDPPPFPFVALLASGGHTGIYYVTSHTAIELMGQTRDDAAGEAFDKVAKLLGLGYPGGGVIDRLAKDGDPQQIAFTRPYLNKADFDFSFSGIKTAVRHYVDKHRADVNSRIADIAAGFQAAVVEVLAYKLIHAARIKDCEHIAVVGGVAANSGLRQTVRRDADRRGLKVHIPAVNLCGDNAAMIAATGFHYLKAGMQVRLSDDVFSRSR is encoded by the coding sequence ACGGAACCGCAGTTTTGTCATCAACGATATCTTCTCAGATGGAAGTGCATCATCGATACGGCGGCGTCGTGCCGGAACTTGCTTCCCGAAAGCATATTGAAGCCATTGTCCCCGTCGTTGCAGAGGCAATCAGCGATTCGGGCCTAAAAATCCGTCAGATCGATGCCATGGCGGTCACCCGTGGTCCCGGACTGGTCGGTGCTTTGCTGGTGGGCTTCTCGTTTGCCAAAGCATACGCTTATGGTCTGGGCGTTCCGCTGGTTGGAGTGAATCATCTGGAAGCCCACATCAACTCGGTGTTTCTGGAACCTGACCCCCCGCCATTTCCATTTGTGGCTTTATTGGCATCCGGTGGGCATACGGGTATCTATTATGTCACCTCTCACACTGCCATTGAATTGATGGGGCAAACACGTGATGATGCCGCTGGCGAAGCCTTTGATAAAGTTGCCAAGTTACTTGGGTTGGGCTACCCGGGGGGCGGGGTGATCGATCGCCTGGCCAAGGACGGCGACCCGCAACAGATCGCATTTACGCGTCCGTATCTGAATAAAGCCGATTTTGATTTTAGCTTCAGCGGCATCAAGACTGCCGTTCGTCATTATGTCGACAAACATCGAGCTGACGTGAACAGTCGGATTGCCGATATCGCAGCCGGTTTTCAGGCGGCAGTGGTGGAAGTACTGGCTTACAAGTTAATTCATGCGGCTCGCATCAAGGATTGTGAGCATATTGCGGTGGTTGGCGGAGTGGCTGCCAACAGCGGTTTAAGACAGACCGTCCGACGAGATGCTGACCGCAGGGGGTTGAAAGTCCACATTCCTGCCGTTAACCTGTGCGGCGATAATGCCGCCATGATTGCAGCAACTGGTTTTCACTACTTAAAGGCGGGTATGCAGGTTCGGCTGAGCGATGATGTTTTCAGCCGCAGTCGCTAA
- the nagZ gene encoding beta-N-acetylhexosaminidase produces the protein MNIEDLSIEQLAGQRLMVGFEGKQFNQDLEHLIGDLKVGGIILFSQNTETPAQVRQLCDDAQACARANQQPPLIIAIDQEGGQVARLKAPFTEFPGNPSMNDVDDAIFFADTTAAELTRAGINMNLAPVLDVAPREVSSIMAARAFGHDPRWVSKMGLTVISHLQQHHIMAVAKHFPGIGRTVADSHVELPTCDHSLAEIKSCDLIPFADSIAQQVAGVMLSHVIYPQIDTRWPASLSEEIAQNLLREQMGFTGISMTDDLDMGAIVEHYDIKTAVRQIIRAGIDIALICHKGPNIAIAYEEIVNAVDRADEIKDMGLASVKRILTLKQNYIQI, from the coding sequence ATGAACATAGAAGATTTATCCATAGAGCAGCTGGCCGGTCAACGCCTGATGGTCGGATTTGAAGGCAAGCAATTTAATCAGGACCTCGAGCATCTCATTGGAGATCTCAAGGTTGGCGGGATCATTCTATTTTCACAAAATACCGAAACCCCGGCACAGGTAAGACAACTGTGCGATGACGCTCAGGCATGTGCCCGCGCCAACCAGCAGCCACCGCTGATCATTGCCATCGACCAGGAAGGCGGCCAGGTCGCCAGACTGAAGGCGCCCTTTACAGAATTTCCCGGAAATCCGTCAATGAACGATGTCGATGATGCCATATTTTTTGCCGACACGACAGCAGCCGAATTAACCCGGGCCGGCATCAATATGAACCTGGCCCCCGTATTAGATGTCGCTCCGCGGGAAGTCAGCAGTATCATGGCCGCGCGCGCCTTTGGCCACGATCCCAGATGGGTTTCCAAGATGGGGCTGACCGTTATATCACATTTGCAGCAACACCACATCATGGCGGTGGCGAAACACTTTCCCGGAATTGGACGAACAGTTGCAGATTCGCATGTTGAGCTTCCCACCTGTGACCATAGCCTTGCTGAAATAAAATCCTGCGATCTGATACCCTTTGCCGATAGCATTGCACAGCAAGTCGCGGGGGTGATGCTATCGCATGTGATCTATCCGCAAATTGATACCCGATGGCCGGCCAGCCTATCTGAAGAAATCGCCCAAAACCTGTTGCGCGAGCAAATGGGCTTTACCGGCATCTCAATGACAGATGATTTGGACATGGGCGCCATTGTCGAGCATTATGATATCAAAACCGCGGTTCGCCAAATTATCCGGGCCGGTATTGATATTGCCCTGATCTGCCACAAAGGTCCTAACATCGCCATTGCCTATGAAGAAATTGTGAATGCTGTAGATCGTGCAGATGAAATCAAAGACATGGGGTTGGCTTCGGTGAAGAGAATTTTGACCCTCAAACAGAATTACATCCAGATTTAA
- a CDS encoding bifunctional diguanylate cyclase/phosphodiesterase, whose protein sequence is MSKKKRLMNLDNMGLIIIGAGVSLFYYYFEKTILASETLAIVITAGIILLISLCTQLLVNSINKSKEALREANETLEIKVKERTAELRESEMKYRTIFENTGTATVIVEKDTTISLANSEFASMTGFQKKEIESLKSWLQFMDEKTQRKIQNGEVIPEHSDYHPMAPHFECTFIDKEGKQKDMLCSLANIPGSDKSVVTLADITELKEAERQIYHQAFHDTLTNLPNRALFMEHLNMALKRAKRRDDYYFAVLYLDIDRFKLVNDSLGHSVGDQLIKAFANRIKDSLRDLDILARFGGDEFVILLEDIENSEYASGVADRLQQELKRPFMIENKEVFAPASFGVVLNTRDYDDAENIIRDADAAMYHAKENGKAQYKIFDKTLHKKALHLLERETDLRKAVNKNEFENHYQPIVDLQTASLVGFEALIRWNHPQLGLIYPGSFISIAEETGLIVPITQLIAQKACEDLCRWQDQLKDKLKLTMNINLSSKHFLSPTLLDDIKEILNQTGMPPQQLKLEITETALMEDADETIRLVHRLKDLGLHLVIDDFGTGYSSLSYLQRLPIDTLKVDRSFVSRIKSEPDGNRNIVEAIISLAHRLKMMVVAEGVETEEQFAILLEMNCQFGQGYLFSKPLSKADVDKLIDNILKLAQETPGTPFSLPAMLSN, encoded by the coding sequence ATGAGCAAAAAAAAGCGGTTGATGAACCTGGACAATATGGGTCTGATTATCATTGGGGCGGGTGTTTCTCTGTTCTATTATTATTTTGAAAAGACCATTTTAGCCAGTGAAACACTGGCCATTGTCATCACGGCCGGCATTATTTTGCTCATCAGTTTGTGCACCCAGCTACTGGTAAACAGCATCAACAAATCCAAAGAAGCCCTGCGCGAAGCCAATGAAACGCTGGAAATCAAGGTCAAAGAGCGCACCGCCGAACTGCGTGAATCCGAGATGAAATATCGGACCATATTTGAAAATACCGGGACCGCAACGGTGATTGTCGAAAAAGATACGACCATCTCTCTGGCAAATTCAGAGTTTGCCAGTATGACCGGATTCCAAAAAAAAGAAATAGAAAGTTTAAAGTCCTGGCTGCAATTCATGGATGAAAAAACGCAGCGCAAAATACAAAATGGTGAAGTCATACCGGAACATTCAGATTATCATCCGATGGCGCCCCACTTTGAATGTACCTTCATCGATAAAGAAGGCAAACAAAAGGATATGTTGTGCTCATTGGCCAATATCCCGGGCTCTGATAAAAGCGTCGTCACCTTAGCCGATATTACTGAGCTCAAGGAGGCTGAACGTCAAATCTATCATCAGGCATTTCATGACACGCTTACCAATTTGCCGAATCGGGCGCTTTTCATGGAACATTTAAACATGGCGCTCAAACGCGCCAAACGTCGCGATGATTATTATTTTGCCGTTTTATATTTGGATATAGATCGCTTTAAGCTGGTCAATGACAGCCTCGGCCACAGCGTCGGTGACCAACTCATCAAGGCCTTTGCCAATCGGATCAAAGATTCGCTCAGAGACCTCGATATCTTGGCACGCTTTGGCGGAGATGAATTTGTCATCCTGCTTGAAGACATTGAAAATAGCGAATACGCCAGTGGCGTGGCTGATCGGCTACAGCAAGAGCTCAAGCGTCCGTTTATGATTGAAAACAAGGAGGTTTTTGCACCGGCCAGTTTCGGTGTGGTACTCAACACCCGGGACTACGATGACGCTGAAAACATCATCAGGGACGCAGATGCCGCAATGTACCATGCCAAAGAAAACGGCAAGGCCCAGTATAAAATCTTTGATAAAACGCTGCACAAAAAAGCGCTGCACTTGTTGGAACGAGAGACGGATTTGCGCAAAGCCGTCAACAAAAACGAGTTTGAAAATCATTACCAGCCCATAGTGGATTTGCAGACCGCATCGCTGGTGGGCTTTGAGGCCCTCATTCGCTGGAACCATCCCCAACTGGGCCTTATATATCCCGGTTCATTTATTTCAATTGCTGAAGAGACAGGCTTGATTGTCCCCATCACCCAGCTAATTGCCCAAAAGGCTTGTGAGGATCTGTGTCGCTGGCAGGACCAGCTTAAAGACAAGCTCAAACTGACAATGAATATCAACCTCTCCAGCAAACATTTTCTATCCCCTACCCTGCTGGATGATATTAAAGAGATTCTAAACCAGACCGGTATGCCACCCCAGCAACTCAAACTGGAAATCACCGAAACGGCCCTGATGGAGGATGCAGATGAAACCATCCGACTGGTGCACCGGCTAAAGGACCTGGGTTTACACCTGGTGATCGACGACTTTGGAACCGGCTACTCTTCTTTAAGCTATCTGCAGCGTCTGCCAATTGATACCTTGAAGGTGGATCGCAGTTTTGTATCAAGAATTAAATCTGAGCCGGACGGCAACCGCAATATCGTTGAGGCCATCATCTCGCTGGCGCATCGTTTAAAAATGATGGTGGTTGCCGAAGGAGTGGAGACCGAAGAACAATTTGCTATTTTGCTAGAGATGAATTGTCAATTTGGGCAGGGCTATTTGTTTTCCAAACCACTGAGCAAAGCCGATGTCGATAAGCTGATTGATAACATCTTAAAATTGGCGCAGGAAACCCCGGGCACCCCATTTTCGCTGCCGGCGATGCTGTCAAATTGA
- the mltG gene encoding endolytic transglycosylase MltG: protein MKKILLLTAIVMVLMIGGVAFFLLHLQHYAQTPANQTSENTVITVPAGQSFNTTTAALASSRIIKDPFKFKIVARLKGYDKKLQAGEYVLSAAMSPIQILQKMATGEIKLYKLTVPEGLNLYQIADLVEAAGLAPKNSFVAAATNADLVHQQNLPAKTFEGYLFPETYFFPKNVPTKTIIVTMVNRFRQIFNAAWQQKAQQLGFSVHQIVILASVIEKETGASFERPIISSVFHNRLNKKMRLESDPTVIYGIKDFDGNLKRRHLETPTPYNTYKLSGLPAGPIANPGKKSLEAALYPADTDYIYFVSKKDQTHQFSTNYQDHHRAVQKYQLRRKSSAKRKN, encoded by the coding sequence TTGAAAAAAATCCTGCTGTTAACAGCCATTGTCATGGTGTTGATGATCGGTGGTGTCGCATTCTTTTTGCTACATCTGCAGCATTATGCTCAGACACCTGCCAACCAGACATCCGAAAATACAGTCATCACCGTACCAGCCGGCCAATCATTTAATACGACCACCGCGGCGCTTGCCAGCAGCCGCATCATTAAAGATCCATTTAAGTTCAAAATCGTTGCCCGTCTGAAGGGATATGACAAAAAGCTCCAAGCCGGAGAATATGTATTGTCGGCAGCCATGTCACCGATACAGATTCTGCAAAAAATGGCTACCGGAGAAATCAAGCTCTACAAGCTGACGGTACCAGAAGGACTTAATCTTTACCAGATCGCCGATCTGGTAGAAGCGGCCGGTTTGGCCCCCAAAAACAGTTTTGTCGCAGCAGCCACCAACGCCGATTTGGTGCACCAACAAAATCTGCCTGCCAAAACCTTCGAAGGCTATCTGTTTCCGGAAACCTATTTTTTCCCCAAAAATGTACCTACCAAAACGATCATCGTCACCATGGTAAACCGCTTCCGGCAGATATTTAATGCCGCCTGGCAACAAAAAGCCCAACAGCTGGGTTTTTCAGTGCACCAAATCGTCATTCTGGCATCGGTTATCGAAAAAGAGACCGGAGCGTCTTTCGAGCGGCCGATCATTTCATCGGTTTTTCACAATCGTCTGAACAAAAAAATGCGACTGGAATCAGATCCAACAGTCATCTATGGAATAAAGGACTTTGATGGCAATTTGAAGCGTAGGCACCTTGAAACCCCCACTCCGTATAACACTTACAAACTCAGCGGTCTGCCGGCCGGCCCCATCGCCAATCCCGGGAAGAAATCACTGGAGGCTGCCCTCTATCCGGCGGACACTGACTACATTTACTTTGTATCAAAAAAGGACCAAACCCATCAGTTCTCCACAAATTATCAAGACCATCATCGTGCTGTCCAAAAATACCAGCTGCGGCGCAAATCATCGGCGAAAAGAAAAAACTAA
- a CDS encoding 4Fe-4S dicluster domain-containing protein, translating into MAKPKLKEHNINKTWCKGCGICVALCPKKVLAIDDQEKVSVVRAKDCICCRLCELRCPDIAIEIETEK; encoded by the coding sequence ATGGCAAAGCCTAAATTAAAAGAGCATAACATCAATAAAACCTGGTGCAAAGGATGCGGCATCTGTGTGGCGCTCTGTCCGAAAAAAGTTCTGGCAATAGATGATCAAGAAAAAGTCAGTGTTGTCCGTGCCAAAGATTGCATCTGTTGCCGATTGTGTGAGCTCCGATGCCCGGATATCGCAATTGAAATCGAAACTGAAAAATAG
- a CDS encoding 2-oxoacid:acceptor oxidoreductase subunit alpha: MSENIKFIQGNEACAEAALYAGLNFYAGYPITPSSEITELLAFRLPQLGGKFLQMEDEIASVCAIIGASLTGCKVMTATSGPGFSLMQEALGYAIMAEIPCVIVNVQRGGPSTGLPTHGSQGDVNQARWGTHGDHAIIALTASNHQDIFALTVEAFNLAEIYRTPVILLLDEVVAHMRERLVVPQRGEMPLVERLKTAVKEGVDYHPYLPREDGRLPMSDFGGVHRYNVTGLFHDMWGFPSSEPRAVHGLLRHLVDKIENRTNQLARYKEYYIEDAKHLLVSYGSSARSARHIVEKRRSRGERLGLLELQTLWPFPYDIVREKCAAAQSVVVVEQNMGQILQAVKAAVDQPDKVFLANRIDGVFIRPADIMNILRLIQGKGV, translated from the coding sequence ATGAGCGAAAATATAAAATTTATTCAAGGCAATGAAGCCTGTGCAGAAGCCGCTTTGTATGCAGGGCTAAATTTTTATGCCGGTTATCCGATTACGCCATCTTCGGAAATCACGGAATTATTGGCCTTTCGTCTACCGCAGCTCGGGGGGAAATTTTTGCAAATGGAAGACGAGATCGCATCCGTATGTGCTATTATTGGCGCTTCTTTGACCGGCTGCAAGGTGATGACTGCCACCAGCGGTCCGGGTTTTTCATTGATGCAGGAAGCGTTAGGCTATGCCATTATGGCAGAAATACCCTGTGTGATCGTCAATGTGCAGCGCGGGGGGCCCTCTACTGGATTGCCAACCCACGGCAGTCAGGGCGATGTCAATCAAGCCCGTTGGGGAACGCACGGTGACCATGCCATCATCGCTCTAACGGCGTCCAATCATCAAGACATTTTCGCACTCACAGTTGAAGCTTTTAATTTAGCTGAAATTTATCGGACGCCGGTTATATTGCTTCTCGATGAAGTTGTGGCCCACATGCGTGAGCGTCTTGTGGTTCCACAACGCGGCGAAATGCCCTTGGTGGAACGATTAAAAACCGCCGTCAAAGAAGGTGTTGATTATCATCCGTACCTGCCCCGTGAAGATGGTCGCTTGCCAATGTCTGATTTTGGTGGTGTTCATCGATATAACGTCACCGGACTTTTTCATGATATGTGGGGGTTTCCGTCCAGTGAACCAAGGGCGGTGCACGGCTTGCTGCGCCATCTGGTCGATAAAATCGAAAACCGGACCAATCAGCTCGCCCGCTACAAGGAATATTATATCGAGGACGCCAAGCATCTGCTGGTTTCCTATGGATCGTCGGCGCGCTCGGCCCGGCATATCGTGGAAAAAAGACGATCCCGCGGCGAGCGGCTAGGCTTGTTGGAATTGCAGACACTCTGGCCGTTTCCTTATGATATCGTGCGCGAAAAATGTGCTGCCGCCCAATCGGTTGTCGTGGTCGAGCAGAACATGGGTCAAATACTGCAGGCCGTAAAAGCTGCAGTGGATCAGCCGGATAAGGTGTTTCTGGCCAATCGCATTGATGGCGTCTTTATCAGACCCGCTGATATCATGAATATTCTGCGGTTGATCCAAGGTAAGGGGGTTTAA
- a CDS encoding 2-oxoacid:ferredoxin oxidoreductase subunit beta: MAIKAYLRERFFPHLWCPGCGHGMVLNGMLQAIERMGLSRNEIVMVSGIGCSSRITGYVDFHTLHTIHGRALAFATGVKMARPELNLIVPMGDGDALAIGGNHFIHAARRNIDITAIVMNNRIYGMTGGQFSPLSGEDVRATTAPYLTIDPSFDVVELSKAAGATFVARTTTYHIQQMTDIIQQAILHEGFSVVEIFSQCPTYFGRKNKAGDAVDMIAYFKKHTTPIGSKSKKENPDLIERGIFVQTEKPEYCNEYDKMVQKVMKGR; encoded by the coding sequence ATGGCGATAAAAGCATATTTGCGAGAACGATTTTTTCCGCATCTTTGGTGTCCGGGCTGCGGTCATGGTATGGTTTTAAACGGTATGCTGCAGGCAATCGAAAGAATGGGTCTGAGCAGAAACGAGATTGTTATGGTGTCGGGTATCGGCTGTTCATCGCGTATTACCGGGTATGTAGATTTTCACACCTTGCATACGATTCATGGCCGGGCCTTGGCTTTTGCAACCGGTGTAAAAATGGCCCGTCCGGAGCTCAATTTGATTGTACCTATGGGAGATGGCGATGCCCTGGCCATTGGCGGAAATCATTTTATTCATGCGGCGCGCCGCAATATCGATATAACCGCCATTGTCATGAACAACCGCATTTACGGAATGACCGGTGGACAGTTTTCGCCATTATCGGGCGAAGATGTTCGCGCGACGACCGCCCCTTATTTAACCATTGACCCCAGCTTTGATGTTGTGGAGCTGTCCAAAGCAGCCGGCGCCACTTTTGTGGCGCGAACCACAACCTATCACATTCAGCAAATGACTGATATCATTCAACAAGCCATATTGCATGAAGGTTTTTCAGTGGTGGAAATTTTCTCCCAGTGCCCCACGTACTTTGGCCGTAAAAACAAAGCCGGTGATGCGGTAGACATGATCGCCTATTTCAAGAAACATACGACTCCGATCGGCTCCAAATCCAAAAAAGAGAACCCGGATCTGATTGAGCGTGGTATTTTTGTGCAAACAGAAAAACCGGAATATTGCAACGAATACGACAAGATGGTTCAAAAGGTAATGAAAGGTCGTTAA
- a CDS encoding 2-oxoacid:acceptor oxidoreductase family protein, whose amino-acid sequence MERCRMVFSGSGGQGVITAAIILAEAAVLHDGLNAVQSQSYGAEARGGATRSDIIISDTILHYPKVIQPNVLVCLTQDAYNKFYSIIRPGGLLISDTRYVKTEKKVDAQQKELAMYESVMDKIGKPIVFNICMLGAVIAITELVKPESIMKALENRIPADFLDMNRKALDIGIELGEAIKN is encoded by the coding sequence ATGGAAAGATGCAGAATGGTATTTTCGGGTTCGGGTGGACAAGGTGTTATCACCGCAGCCATTATCCTGGCCGAAGCAGCAGTGCTGCACGACGGGCTAAATGCAGTCCAATCCCAATCCTATGGAGCTGAGGCCCGCGGGGGCGCAACCCGCTCGGACATTATTATATCCGATACGATTCTCCATTATCCCAAAGTGATCCAGCCCAATGTGCTCGTCTGTCTGACCCAGGACGCTTACAATAAATTTTACTCGATTATTCGGCCGGGCGGCTTGCTGATCAGCGATACACGCTATGTAAAAACCGAAAAAAAGGTTGATGCCCAGCAAAAAGAACTTGCGATGTATGAAAGCGTTATGGATAAAATCGGCAAACCCATCGTTTTCAATATTTGCATGCTCGGGGCTGTTATTGCCATAACAGAATTGGTTAAACCCGAGTCCATCATGAAAGCACTGGAAAACCGTATTCCGGCCGATTTTTTGGATATGAATCGCAAGGCGCTAGATATCGGGATAGAGCTAGGGGAGGCCATAAAAAACTAA
- a CDS encoding metallophosphoesterase family protein yields MKIAIISDIHGNKEALEQILAEIDKIGIDDIISLGDHIGYGPEPERVIEHIRQRNICAVQGNHELALIQPTYLDWFNRAARKSLNITRRLLSSQSVDYIKTLKTHIIAHGCRFVHGFPPDSVLTYLFQLPEEAKILALKKLKEQRCFIGHTHTLDITSYGRHGFESGRLKKGLNQLNARQKHIISAGSVGQPRDGNNQAKYIIWDSEEDTVEVRSVAYDIEAVVMKMKAIGLPPEHAKRLW; encoded by the coding sequence ATGAAAATTGCCATTATTTCCGATATCCACGGTAATAAGGAGGCCCTTGAACAAATTTTGGCTGAGATCGATAAGATCGGTATCGATGACATTATTAGTCTGGGCGATCATATTGGATATGGCCCGGAACCGGAACGTGTCATCGAACACATCCGCCAACGCAACATTTGTGCAGTACAGGGTAACCATGAATTGGCCTTAATTCAACCCACCTATCTGGATTGGTTTAACCGTGCTGCCCGTAAATCATTGAATATCACCCGAAGATTATTGTCATCTCAATCCGTCGACTATATAAAAACCTTAAAAACCCACATTATTGCGCATGGATGCCGCTTTGTTCATGGATTTCCGCCGGACTCTGTTTTGACCTACCTGTTCCAATTGCCCGAAGAAGCAAAAATTTTAGCGTTAAAAAAATTAAAGGAACAACGTTGCTTTATCGGTCATACCCATACTCTGGACATTACCAGTTACGGCCGGCATGGTTTTGAAAGCGGTCGGCTAAAGAAGGGCCTCAACCAGCTGAACGCGCGACAAAAGCATATCATCAGCGCCGGCAGTGTCGGGCAACCCAGAGATGGAAACAATCAGGCAAAATATATTATCTGGGACTCTGAAGAAGATACGGTTGAAGTCAGGTCTGTGGCGTATGATATTGAAGCGGTTGTTATGAAAATGAAGGCCATCGGTCTTCCGCCAGAACACGCTAAACGCCTGTGGTAA
- a CDS encoding prepilin peptidase, with translation MSANYLIELCVFLFGICIGSFLNVCIYRLPESKSIVHPRSMCPGCGTLIRFYDNIPIVSYILLRGKCRHCEARISFRYPVIEFISGIFAVGVFWKFGLGFESLIYYTFIATLLVITFIDIDHQIIPDVISLPGIPLFFAASLALPKVTWIESLLGILIGGGSLWLVAQLYYLLTRKEGMGGGDIKLLAMMGAIIGWKGVLFTIFAASAVGTIAGLLVILKAGKTMKLKIPFGPFLAIGAITYIFFGPQLMAWYFNLLRA, from the coding sequence ATGAGCGCAAATTATTTAATTGAGTTGTGCGTTTTTCTTTTTGGCATTTGTATCGGAAGTTTCTTAAATGTATGTATCTACCGGCTTCCGGAATCGAAATCAATTGTCCACCCGCGTTCGATGTGTCCGGGCTGTGGTACCCTGATCCGTTTTTACGACAATATACCGATTGTTAGCTACATCCTCTTGAGAGGAAAATGTCGTCATTGTGAGGCACGCATCTCTTTTCGCTACCCGGTTATCGAATTTATCAGCGGCATATTTGCTGTGGGCGTATTCTGGAAATTTGGTTTGGGTTTTGAATCTCTGATTTACTATACTTTCATTGCCACTTTGTTGGTCATAACATTTATCGACATTGATCACCAAATCATTCCGGATGTGATTTCCTTACCGGGAATCCCGCTCTTTTTTGCCGCCAGCCTTGCCCTGCCAAAGGTGACCTGGATTGAGTCCCTGCTGGGCATATTGATCGGCGGTGGCAGCCTGTGGCTTGTCGCTCAATTGTATTATCTGCTGACCCGCAAAGAAGGGATGGGTGGCGGTGATATCAAGCTTTTGGCTATGATGGGAGCCATTATCGGTTGGAAGGGGGTTTTATTTACCATATTTGCGGCTTCGGCCGTCGGGACCATCGCAGGCTTGCTTGTCATTTTAAAGGCTGGAAAAACCATGAAGCTCAAGATCCCATTTGGTCCATTTCTGGCCATTGGCGCCATCACGTATATATTTTTCGGTCCCCAATTGATGGCCTGGTATTTTAATCTGCTGCGGGCTTAG